CGCTCACCTGCCTCACCGGCCGGCGCCGACTCGATTCTAGCCTCCGCAGGCGCAGTGGGCGTTTCGGACTGTGCGGTCCGGACCCCGGCGAAGACCGAAACCCCACACCGCTGCCGGTGCGGCGACCGAAGAAAGCCGGGCGGGCTGCTCTCTCAACCCGTCCGGCGAGCTGCGTATAACCCGCCTGTCCGACCTCAAACCGTCGATGCGTCCGGCGGCCGCGAACCACCGGTGCCGCATACTCATCCACCCGCCCCGCTTATCTTGTAAGTATTGCAATCATAACGTTCGTGGCGTTATGTTGACTCGGCAGGCGAAGGCTGCTCGCCGGCGACGGCCGGGGCGGACCGGGCACGTGGAACACTGTGAGCGCAGGAGGGTTTCGATGTCGGTGACCTCGATCGCCGTCGTGCGGGCCCGGGCCCGTGAACACGCGTTGCGGTACCGGCTACTGGTGATGACACCCACTGCGGCACAGGCAGTTTGCGAGGCCGGTGGCTGGCTCTTCGATCGGGTCATGGCCGGCTGGGATGTCACGGTGCTGACGGCCGCGGCCGCCGATCCCGGCGCGATGCCGATCCGGATCCTCGGCGCGGATGTGGTCCGGCTGGCCGATTTCGTCCGCATCCATCGATCGGCGCCCGCGCCACAGGGGATCGCGGTGATCGGAGACGTGTGCGGGTCCTCCGCACCGGCCGGGCGGATGGTGGCCGAGCGGCTCGACGCCGGGGACTGCGAGATCACCGTCATCGGCGGCGGCGACGCACGGCTGGACCACCTGAGCGACACCATCGACTACCGGCCGAGCGCGGCGGCGCAGGCGTTCAAGCGGTACGCCCTCGCGCAGAGCACACAGCCGCGCGAAGCACCCCTCGATCGGGAACAGTTGCGCCGCACCGGAACTGCGGTACCCACCATCCTTCCCGCCGAGCGGACCCGGCGCGCCCGCGTCCGCTGACGATCGCGTCCGCGGTCCGAACGTCCCGGCAGTTCCGGTGCGGCAGGCGACCGACCGCCCCACCGACTCGGCGGATCCTTAAAGCGTGCTGGCGCAAGGGAAATGGCGGTGGCTGTGTAGCCTGGCAGCGTGGCAGCAAGATCCGGCGCGGACATTGGTCGGGGCAGTGAATCGGCCAGGGAGAGGTTCGCCCGGCACCTGCGGGAACTGTTCGTCCCGGCCCCGAAGAAGCCCACGCTCGAGCAGATCGTGCGGGCCACCCAGGATCGGCTCGGCCCGAAGCGGACGGTCGCCAGTATCCAGCGGCTCAGCGATTGGCGGACGGGTAAGAACGTGCCCGATCGCTTCGACGTCTTCGAGCCGCATCTGTCGACCCTGATCTTCCGGGCCCGCGCGCAGCGAGCGCCGGTGCCGCCGGATCTGCTGAATGTCGCCACCTGGCGCAAACTCTGGCAGGAGGCCCGGCACGAGGAGGCCGCCGAGCAGGAGACCGTCGCCGCGTACAGCGGCACTCCCCTGCCGGCGCGGCCCGCCGTCACCGACACCCTGCCCCGGGATGTCGAGACGCTGATCGGCCGCGACACCGAACTCGCGCACTTCCTGGGGATGGCGGGCAGCCGACGCCCGGTGTCGGTCTACACCATCGACGGGATGCCGGGCGTCGGCAAGACCGCGCTGGCGACGCGGGCCGCGCACGAGCTCACCGACCAGTTCCCCGACGGCCGGTTCTTCGTCAACCTGCACGCCCACTCCTCGGGACGGTCGGCCGCGCGACCGGAGGATGTGCTCGGCGGACTGCTCACCGATCTCGGGGTCGATCCACGCGTGCTGCCGCCCACGTTGGAGAGCCGGCGCGCGTTGTGGCGAGATCGGCTGGCGGACAAGCGGATTCTGCTGGTCCTCGACGACGCGCACGATCACGCGCAGGTCGAGCCGTTGCTGCCGAACCATCCGAATTGCCTGACCATCATCACCAGTCGCAAGCGCATGGTGGCCCTGGACGGGTCGCAATCCTTCGCACTCGCCACCCTCGAGCCGGACAAGGCCGCCGAATTGTTCCGGGCGGTCTCCCGCCGCGGCGGAACCGACGATGCCGCGGCGGTGGCCGAGATCGTCGCACTGTGCGGATATCTGCCGCTGGCCGTGGTGCTGGTGGGTGGCCGGCTGGCCCACCACCCCATGTGGACCGTCGAACAGCTCGCGGCGGATCTGGCGTCCGCGCAGGATCGGCTCGGCGAGATGGAGGCCGGTGAGCGCGCGGTGCAGGCGGCGTTCACGATGTCCTATCAGGATCTGACCCCGCAGAGCCGGCAACTGTTCCGTCGCCTCGCCCTGCATCCCGGTCCCGACATCGACCGATACGCCGCCGCGGCGCTCGGCGGTGTGAGTGTCGCCGAGGCCCGCACCCGGCTCGAGGGGCTGTTCACCGACCATCTGCTCGACGAGCCGAGCGCCGGCCGGTTCCGGATGCACGATCTGCTGCGGGAATTCGGGCTCGTGCTGTCCGCCGCCGACCCCGCCGAGGAACGCACCGAGGCCGTCGACCGGCTCCTCGACTTCTATCAGGACCTCGGCAACCACGCCGATCGGCAACTCACCGCGGCGCCGAACGTGTCGCCGGTGGCGTCCGGTCCCGCCCTCTCGTCCCGCAGCGACGCCGTGCACTGGCTGCGCCGCGAACGCGCCAACCTGACGTCCTGCCTGGAATACGCGGCGACTACCCACCGGCCCGCGCGGGTGGTGGGACTCACCGGCGCCGTCGCGGGACTGCTCCGACTGGACGGACCCTGGGATCAGGCCGTCGACCTGCATCGGCGTGCCGCGGCGACGGCCGAACGCCTCGGCGACGGTGTCGGCGCCGCGGACGCGTTCTGCGATCTGAGCGCGGTCCGCTACGCCACCGGCGACTATCCCGCCACCACCGAGGCCCTGCGCCGCGCGCTGACCCTCTATCAGGAGTCTGGCGACCGGATCGGCGAGGCCTATGCACTGGGCAACCTGGCCAGGCTCGGGTACGCCACCGGCGACTATCCCGGCACCGCGGACCTGATGCGGCGGGCCCTGATGATCTACCGCGACGGCGGCGATCACGCCGGCGAGGCCTACGCTCGCACCGGCCTCGGCGTCGTGCGGTACGCCACCGGCGACTACTCCGCTGCCACGGATCTGATGAGCGAGGCGCTGCGCAGCTTCCAGCACATCGAGGACCGCGAAGGAGAAGCGTACGCCCGCAACGAACTCGGCGTGGTCCGCTACGCCGTCGGCGACTACGCCGGCGCCGCCGACGCGGTCGAGGCGGCGCTGACGATCTACCGCGACACCGGCGACCGGTTCAGCGAGGCCTACGCCCTCACCGACCTCGCCTGGGTGCGGTTCGCGACCGGTGACTATCCGGGTGCGGAGCGACTGTTGCAGGCCGCGTTGGCGATTCACCGCGAGACCGGCGACCGCCTCGGCGAGGCCTACGGACTGAGCAGCCTGGGCCGGTTGTCGTACGCGACCGGCGACACCGCCGGCGCCACGGACCAGATCCACCGAGCGCTGGCGATCTTCGAGGAACTCGGTGACCGGCTCGGCCGGGCCTACACCCACGGCGACCTCAGCCTGATCCACTACGCCACCGCCGACTATGTAGGCGCCGGAACACAATTGGAGTCCGCACTCACCACGTTCACCGAGATCGGCGATCGGATGGGCGAGGCGTACACCCTCATCGGACTCGGCCTGGCGCGCTATGCGGCCGCCGAGCACGATCGAGCGGAAGAGGTTCTGCTGCGGGCACTTTCGATATTCGGCGATATCGGCGACCGGGTCGGCCGGGCCTACACGCTGGCCAGCCTGGGCCGGCTGAGTTACGCCGCGGGCGACTGCGATACGGGTATCGATCGGGTGACCCGGTCCCTGGACGTGTTCACCGACATCGGGGACCGGGTCGGCCGGGCCTACGCGCTGAGCTCCCTGGGCCGCCTGCGGTTCGCCGCGGGTGATGTCACCGGCGCCGAAGATCTCACCCAGCAGGCGATTTCGATCTACGCCGAGATCGGGGACCGGTTCGGCCACGCCTTCGCCCTCGGCGGCCTGAGCATCCTGCGGTTCTCCACCGACCGGATCGCCGACGCCCCCGCCCTGGCCGAGCAGGCCCTCGCGATCTTCACCGAGATCGGCGACCGGGTGAGCCAGGCCTACACCTTCATCGGCCTGGGCCTGTTGCGGTACAAGGCCGGCGACTACCCCGGCGCTCTGGCGATGACCGAGCAGGCGCCGGCGATCTTCCACGAGATCGGCGACCGGCTCGGCGAGGTGTACGCCTTCATCGGCCTGGCCCTGGTCCGCTACAAGACCGGGGACATCTCCGCGACAGCGGATCTCGCCCAGCGGGTACTGGCGGTGTTCCGCGAGATCGGCGAACGCCCCGGCCAGGCCGAGATGCTCGACCGCATCGCGGCGGTGTGGGACGAGCACAGCGAACCGCACAACGCGGTCGTGTCCTATATCGACGCGCTGCGACTGGTCCGGGAGATCCACGTCCGCTGGAAGAAACGCCGCGTCTGGCGGGATCTCCCGGTACCCGACGTGCACCGCTGATCCCGTCACCGCCCACCGTCCATGACAACCCCTCCCGTCGTCGTCCATTACGCCGCGAACCCGGCGCTCGAGCCAGCCCGGCATCGCCGGGAGCGCCGAAACGGGCTGGTGACAGCACATTTCACCGAATTCCGGACCGGAGAAGTCACTACCGGAACCGACCGGGCGGACAGCACGGCGGAGCGCAGTATCATCGGTCGCTATGGGGAGGATTCACCTGTTCGGAGCAGTCGCGGTGACGGCTGTCCTGGCGGCTACGGGATGCGGCCGGCTCACCGACACGTCCCACCGCGACGCGCAACCCACCACCGTCGCGGTCGTCCACCATATCGAAGGACCACTGTCTCCCTCGATTCCAGCTTGCCGGACAACGGATCTCACCATCCGGGCGCGACGTGATGCGAACGGATCCGGCATGAGCCATGCCGGATTCGCGGTGGAGCTGACTAATCACACCGAGAACGACTGCGCCATCGCGGATCCCGGTCCGAACCTGCAACCGCTGGACGAGAACCACGAGTTGCAATACCCGGGAACCACCTCGCCGAGCGCACCCACGACTGCCGCGGGCAACACCGTCCTACCCGCCGCTGCCACCGGCATCATCCACGGCCGATACGTCGATGGCCCGGTCTGCGGTGCCCAGGACGGCCCCGATGTCGAGAAGCCGAGGCCGACGGCCTACCTGCGAGTCACCCTGCCGGACGACCCGAACCCGGTGGATGTCCCGTTCAGCGCAATCATCTACTGCCACGGCTCGATCCAGCAGAATCCGCTCGAGGTCGGTTGACGCGCTACCCGACGGCGAGTGCCGCCCGGATCCGTCCGATCGCTGAACGCTGGAGAGGGCGAGCACTTCTCGTTCCGCGGCGCGCGGTGCCTGGTTCTCGGGGACGCGGCGGCCTCGGCCATCGAACCAGTGCCCCGCCGGACCTCTGCGGTCCGGCGGGGCACTCTCGATCCCGTCAGTGGGTCGCCGAGCCGATCCGGTCGCTGAGCTCGGAGAGCAGCAGTGCCGCGAGCGCCGTTGGGGTGTCGGCGTCGAAGATCGTGGTGAGTGGCAGGGACAGGCCGGTGATCCGGTTGATCGAATCGTGTAGTTCCATCGCGGTCAGGGAGTCGAAGCCGAGTTCGCCGAAACGGTGGCCGGGGGCGATCGCGGTGGGGTCCGGGTAGCCGAGCAGGGTGGCGGCGCGGGCGCGGATCAGGTCCTCCAGCAGGCCCCGGCGGTCGGTGACGTCGAGTTGCGCGAACTCGGCCAGGAATGCTCCCGGTGCGCCTTCGGTGGTGGTGGCCGCAGACGGGCCGGGAACTGGTTGTGCGGTCGATCGTGTGGTTCGCGGTGGGGTGAGCCAGTACCGGTCGCGCTGGAACGGGTACGTGGGCAGGTCGATCGTTCGGGCGGAGCCGAAGCAGCGGTCCCAGCGTACCGGCAGGCCACGGACGTATCCGCGGGCCAGGCCGGTGGCGAACTGGTCGAGGCCACCTCGGCGGCGGCGCAGTGTCGGCAGCACCTGGGCGGATTCGCCGGCTGTCTCCGCGATCGCGGTGGACAGCACCGGATGTGGGCTCACCTCGACGAAGAAGCGGAAACCGCCGGCTGCCAACGTGTCCACGGTGTCCGCGAAGCGGACGGGATCGCGGAGATTGTCGTACCAGTATCCGGCGTCGGCTTCCGGGCCGTTCAGTGCGGCCGCGGTCACGGTGGAATACCACGGGATTCGGGCCGCACGCGGGTGCAGGACGGACAGGTGCTCGGTCAAGGCGGCGCGCGCGGGCTCGACATGTGGTGAGTGGGAGGCGAAGTCGATGGCCACCGGGTGAGCGACGACACCCGCCTTGCGGTATTCGGCGAGCAGTTCCTCGATCTCGCGGTCCGGTCCGGACACCACCGTGACTCGCGCGCTGTTGCGAGCGGCGACGGTGATACCGGGTCGGCCGGCGAGTCGTTCCTCGACCTCGGCCGCGGGCGACTGTATCGACAGCATCCGGCCGGACAGGGCAGCGCAGGCGGCGCCGCGGTGCACCACCACCTCGATCGCCTCGCGCAGGGACAGCACCCCCGCGAGGTGCGCGGCGGCGATCTCACCGAAGGAGTGGCCGATCACCGCGTCGGGTTCGACGCCGTACCACTGCCACAGTCGGGCCAGCGCCACCGTGGTCGCGAAGACCGCCGGTTGCACGAATTCCGTGCGCCGGAGGGCGGATTCGTCGTTCGAGACGGCCGTCAGGGACCAGCCCGCGATCTCGCGGATCGCGGCTTCACAGTCGGCCAGCACCGCCGCGAAGACCGGCGATGTCTCCGACAGCGCCGAAGCCATTCCCGCCCATTGGGTTCCGTGGCCGGGGAAGACGAATACGGTGCCGCCCCGCACATCCGCGCGGCCGGTGACGGCGTAACCGGGCTGGCCCGACGCGAGTGCGGCCAGGTCGGCGCGGTCGGCGCCGAAGACCACGGCGCGATGTTCGAGCCGCGCCCGGGTGGTGGCCAGTGACCAGCCGACGTCCGTGGCGGCCGCACCGCCGTCGAGTACCGCCTGCAGGCGCTCGGCCTGGGCGGCCAGGGCGGCGGGTGTCGCGGCCGAAAGGATCAGCGGTAACAGTGCGTTCGTCTCGCCCGGTGCGGGTTCGGTTGCGCCGGAATGCGATCCGGCGGGGGCCGCCTCCAGTATCACGTGGGCATTGGTGCCGCTGATGCCGAAGGCCGAGACGCTCGCACGGGCCGGGCGATCGGACTCGGGGCAGGGGGTCGCGGCGGTGGCCAGGCGCACCGATCCGGCGGCCCAGTCGGCATGCGGTGTCGCGGTGTCGACGTGCAGCGTGGACGGGACGACCCGATGGTGCAGTGCGAGCAGCATTTTGATGGTGCCGAGAATTCCGGCGGCGGCCTGGGTGTGGCCGATGTTGGATTTCAGCGAGCCGAGCAGCAGTGGTTGCGCGCGGTCGTGGCCGTAGGTCGCGAGCACCGCGTTGGCCTCGATGGGATCGCCGAGGGTGGTGCCGGTGCCGTGCGCCTCCAGGACGTCCACGTCGGCGGGGCCCAGGCCGGCGTCGGCCAGTGCGCGGCGGATCACTCGTTGCTGGGCGGGTCCGCTCGGTGCGGTCAGCCCGTTCGAGGTGCCGTCGGAGTTGACGGCGCTGCCCCGGACGATGCCGAGAATTCGGTGCCCGGCCCGCTGCGCCGCCGAGAGTCGTTCCAGGACCAGGACTCCCACGCCCTCCCCCCAGCCGGTGCCGTCGGCCGCCGCGGCGAACGGTTTGCAACGGCCGTCGGCCGCGAGCCCGTTCTGCTGGGCGAATTCGGCGAAGGCGACGGGGGTGGAGAGCACCGCGGCCCCGGCGGCCAGCGCCAGCGTGCATTCGCCGTATCGCAGCGAGCGCACCGCCAGATGCAGCGCCACCAGGCCGGACGAGCAGGCGGTGTCCACGGTGATCGCCGGGCCGTGCAGGTCCAGCACGTAGGCGATGCGGCCGGAGGCGACTCCGCCGGCGTTGCCGGTCATCATCGCGGCATCCGAGGCCGTGACGACCTCGTAGCTGCGTGGCAGGTAGTCCGAGGCCATCACTCCGGCGAACACCCCGGTATCGCTGCCGCGCAGCGTTTCCGGGTCGATGCGTGCGTGTTCGATTGCCTCCCAGGCGGTTTCCAGCAGCAGACGCTGCTGGGGATCCATCGTGGCGGCCTCGCGCGGCGAGATCCCGAAGAAGGCCGGGTCGAAACGGGTGGCGTCCAGGAAGCTGCCGCGCCGGGCATAGCCGGCGTCGGGATCGACGGTCCAGCCGCGGTCGTCGGGGAAATCGCCGATCGTGTCCCGTCCGGCGGCCAGCAGTTCCCAGAACTCGTCCGGGGACGAGACGCCGCCGGGCACCCGGCAGCCGATCCCGATCACCACGACCGGATCGTCCGCCCGCGCGCTCGTGTTCGCCCCCGAAATCGGGCCCGCTGCGGGCTCCGCACCCGCGTCCCTGATCCCCTCCGAACCTGCGCCTCCTGCGGACTCCGCACCCGTGCGCGAAGGCGATGCCGCACCGTCCGAAACACGCACGCCTGCCACTGCTTTCGAGTCGAGCAGCGTCGTCAGATGCGCGGCGAGCAGGGCCGGGGTGGGCAGGTCGTAGGCGGCCGTGGTGGCGACAGGAAGCCCGGTTGCCTCGGCGAGCTGAGTGCTCAGCCGTACCGCGCCGGAGGAGGTGAGCCCGTAGTCGGTGAACACCTGATCCGGACCGATGGGTTCGGTCGCGCCGACCACCGTAAGTACCTGCGCCCGCACCAGTTCCAGTGCCCGGGCCCGCTGTTCGGTGGCCGGGAGACCCGACACCGCACGCGTCCAGACCGGATCCGGCTCGGCGGCACGGCGATCCAGCAGTTCGGCCAGCCTGACCCGCGCGACCTTGCCCGTGGCCGTGTACGGCAGCCGGTCCAGGATCACCAGCTCCGCCGGAATCCGATACGGTGCTACACCTTTCGCGGTCAGATGCGCAGCGATCCCGGACAGGGTGATCGAGGCGCCGGGTGAGCGCAGCGTCGCGACCAGGCACGGATATTCGCCCAGCCGCTCGTCCGGGCGGCCGATCACCGCGACGCGGTCCAGGCCCGGGAGATCATCCAGCAGCGTCTCCACCTCGGGCGCAACGAATTTCAGGCCACCGACATTGATCACCTCGGCGTCCCGCCCGCGCAGCGTGATACTGCCGTCGGGGTGCGCCGCGGCTCGATCGCCGGTGCGCAGCCAGCCGTCCGCGGTCAGCGCCGCCCGGGTGAGCTCCGGGTCCCCGAGGTATTCCCGGCATCGGAAGTCGCTGCGGAACTGCAACTCTCCGGTCTCACCGGGAGCGCATTCGGCGCCGTCCGCAGTGACCACCCGGGCCCGCGCGCCGGTGACCGGACGGCCCACGCCCCGGGCGGCGGCATCGTCCGGGTCGTCCGGGCGGGTGAACAGCCCTGCGCCGACCTCGGACATCCCCCACTGCGCGATCACCGCGGTGC
This DNA window, taken from Nocardia sp. BMG111209, encodes the following:
- a CDS encoding type I polyketide synthase, with the protein product MDTAAVTALGTAGPRTLPALFRAAAAAGGTTGAVWVGDELRSWDRWRTESDALTRFLQESGVGPGDVVAVHLPNCWEFLTLHVAVAAAGAVLLPLPMALGAYEIRALLARTGAVALAVGADRYRALLPALGAEFATLRPTLVVGGDDESTGGHCAIDHAVRRWTGTAPLPVEVSPDDRFVLVPSSGTTSLRPKICVHTHESLIANAVAVAADAAARADDTLIAAGPLTHLFGLLSVHLSLVTGGRQALLPEWDPRVAARLARDSAATVLFAAPAQIRDLLREKESGTGLQLREIRVSGAAVPASLVADARRVFGTAVIAQWGMSEVGAGLFTRPDDPDDAAARGVGRPVTGARARVVTADGAECAPGETGELQFRSDFRCREYLGDPELTRAALTADGWLRTGDRAAAHPDGSITLRGRDAEVINVGGLKFVAPEVETLLDDLPGLDRVAVIGRPDERLGEYPCLVATLRSPGASITLSGIAAHLTAKGVAPYRIPAELVILDRLPYTATGKVARVRLAELLDRRAAEPDPVWTRAVSGLPATEQRARALELVRAQVLTVVGATEPIGPDQVFTDYGLTSSGAVRLSTQLAEATGLPVATTAAYDLPTPALLAAHLTTLLDSKAVAGVRVSDGAASPSRTGAESAGGAGSEGIRDAGAEPAAGPISGANTSARADDPVVVIGIGCRVPGGVSSPDEFWELLAAGRDTIGDFPDDRGWTVDPDAGYARRGSFLDATRFDPAFFGISPREAATMDPQQRLLLETAWEAIEHARIDPETLRGSDTGVFAGVMASDYLPRSYEVVTASDAAMMTGNAGGVASGRIAYVLDLHGPAITVDTACSSGLVALHLAVRSLRYGECTLALAAGAAVLSTPVAFAEFAQQNGLAADGRCKPFAAAADGTGWGEGVGVLVLERLSAAQRAGHRILGIVRGSAVNSDGTSNGLTAPSGPAQQRVIRRALADAGLGPADVDVLEAHGTGTTLGDPIEANAVLATYGHDRAQPLLLGSLKSNIGHTQAAAGILGTIKMLLALHHRVVPSTLHVDTATPHADWAAGSVRLATAATPCPESDRPARASVSAFGISGTNAHVILEAAPAGSHSGATEPAPGETNALLPLILSAATPAALAAQAERLQAVLDGGAAATDVGWSLATTRARLEHRAVVFGADRADLAALASGQPGYAVTGRADVRGGTVFVFPGHGTQWAGMASALSETSPVFAAVLADCEAAIREIAGWSLTAVSNDESALRRTEFVQPAVFATTVALARLWQWYGVEPDAVIGHSFGEIAAAHLAGVLSLREAIEVVVHRGAACAALSGRMLSIQSPAAEVEERLAGRPGITVAARNSARVTVVSGPDREIEELLAEYRKAGVVAHPVAIDFASHSPHVEPARAALTEHLSVLHPRAARIPWYSTVTAAALNGPEADAGYWYDNLRDPVRFADTVDTLAAGGFRFFVEVSPHPVLSTAIAETAGESAQVLPTLRRRRGGLDQFATGLARGYVRGLPVRWDRCFGSARTIDLPTYPFQRDRYWLTPPRTTRSTAQPVPGPSAATTTEGAPGAFLAEFAQLDVTDRRGLLEDLIRARAATLLGYPDPTAIAPGHRFGELGFDSLTAMELHDSINRITGLSLPLTTIFDADTPTALAALLLSELSDRIGSATH
- a CDS encoding tetratricopeptide repeat protein, whose protein sequence is MAARSGADIGRGSESARERFARHLRELFVPAPKKPTLEQIVRATQDRLGPKRTVASIQRLSDWRTGKNVPDRFDVFEPHLSTLIFRARAQRAPVPPDLLNVATWRKLWQEARHEEAAEQETVAAYSGTPLPARPAVTDTLPRDVETLIGRDTELAHFLGMAGSRRPVSVYTIDGMPGVGKTALATRAAHELTDQFPDGRFFVNLHAHSSGRSAARPEDVLGGLLTDLGVDPRVLPPTLESRRALWRDRLADKRILLVLDDAHDHAQVEPLLPNHPNCLTIITSRKRMVALDGSQSFALATLEPDKAAELFRAVSRRGGTDDAAAVAEIVALCGYLPLAVVLVGGRLAHHPMWTVEQLAADLASAQDRLGEMEAGERAVQAAFTMSYQDLTPQSRQLFRRLALHPGPDIDRYAAAALGGVSVAEARTRLEGLFTDHLLDEPSAGRFRMHDLLREFGLVLSAADPAEERTEAVDRLLDFYQDLGNHADRQLTAAPNVSPVASGPALSSRSDAVHWLRRERANLTSCLEYAATTHRPARVVGLTGAVAGLLRLDGPWDQAVDLHRRAAATAERLGDGVGAADAFCDLSAVRYATGDYPATTEALRRALTLYQESGDRIGEAYALGNLARLGYATGDYPGTADLMRRALMIYRDGGDHAGEAYARTGLGVVRYATGDYSAATDLMSEALRSFQHIEDREGEAYARNELGVVRYAVGDYAGAADAVEAALTIYRDTGDRFSEAYALTDLAWVRFATGDYPGAERLLQAALAIHRETGDRLGEAYGLSSLGRLSYATGDTAGATDQIHRALAIFEELGDRLGRAYTHGDLSLIHYATADYVGAGTQLESALTTFTEIGDRMGEAYTLIGLGLARYAAAEHDRAEEVLLRALSIFGDIGDRVGRAYTLASLGRLSYAAGDCDTGIDRVTRSLDVFTDIGDRVGRAYALSSLGRLRFAAGDVTGAEDLTQQAISIYAEIGDRFGHAFALGGLSILRFSTDRIADAPALAEQALAIFTEIGDRVSQAYTFIGLGLLRYKAGDYPGALAMTEQAPAIFHEIGDRLGEVYAFIGLALVRYKTGDISATADLAQRVLAVFREIGERPGQAEMLDRIAAVWDEHSEPHNAVVSYIDALRLVREIHVRWKKRRVWRDLPVPDVHR